Genomic segment of candidate division WOR-3 bacterium:
AGAAATTGTTAAGCAGTTTCCGATTGGGTTTAGAATTATTGGATAAGCTGGATTTATCCAAATACCCGTGGCTTTTTTGTTTCAAAAAGTTATGCCCAACCGAAGATTAAAAGTGAGGAGTACTCAGAGATATAGTCTATTGACAGAAATGGAAAATAATATATAATCACATTATGAAGATTGGTTATGAGTCTTATAAAAAATTACTGGAAGCCTACATATCTATTCTTCAAAATGAACTTGGTGATTCCTTAATTTCAGTTGTTCTTTATGGTTCAGTGGCGAGGGGTTCGGCAGCCATAAACAGTGATATAGACCTTCTTATTGTGGTAAAAGATGTGGATACAAGTTATTATAAGAAGCTTAAGCCTATTATAAAAGCGCAGAAAAATCTTGAGATGAGCGAAATCTTTAAAGAATATTCTCGTAATGGATTAGTTCCGTATTTTTCCTATCTTATTTTAACTTATGAGGATGCTCTAAAAAATCGTAATATATATTTAGACATAATAGATGAGGGGATAATTCTTTATGACCCGACAAGGTTTTTTAGGGAAAAGCTAAATGAATTCAAGAAACGGATTGAGGAACTCGGTTCTCGAAAAATCGTATTAGATGATGGTCGCTGGTATTGGGATTTAAAACCCGATTTGAAATTTGGTGAGGAATTTGAATTATGACGAATAAGGAAAGTGGAATAGAACTTATAAATGAAGCCCAGCAAATATTTGAAGCCGATGTCGCCAATGCATTACGAAATAAAAACTATAACTTAGTAGTCCGTCGCTCTCAAGAGGTTGTAGAACTTGCCCTCAAAGGTGCTTTAAAGATATTAGGCTTTGATTATCCCAAGGTTCATCATATTGGCGATATTTTCGCAAGAAGAGCAAAGGAAAAAGTGCCTGTAGCAGATGAAGTTTTGAAAAAGATAGAAGAGATATCTCTCTGGTTATCTGAAACCAGAGGTCCTTCTTTTTATTTAGAAATAAAATTCAGCGAGAATGACGCCCTGAAAGCAGAGGCAGATGCAAGATTTGTGATAGAAGAGATAAAAAAGATTTTTGGAGTTTGAGTGTAAAAGGAGGAATTATGGGTAGGGTAAGGATTTTGCTGGAGGGGTTGACTTTGTTTTCTAATCAGAGTAGGATATTGCTATGAAAAGGTTGAAATTGTACTTAGAGACATCAGTCTGGAATTTTTTACTTGCTGATGATACCCCTGAATTCAGAGATGTCACCAAAAAATTCTTTGATGAAATTACAACGAAGAAATATGGCATCTTTATTTCTGATATTGTTATCACCGAAATAAATAGAACAAAAGATAAGAGTAAACGAGAAAGTCTGCTTGCCAAATTGAATCTCTATCAGGCTATTGTAAAACTCAAAACCAAAGTAAAAGTAAATGCTTTAGCCACATTGGAGGGCTATAAAGGAATAATAATTTCAATCCCCGAGGAGGTGATTGGTTATGATTAGAGAACCAAAAACAATGGCTGAACTTCACAAAATAAGGGAAGAACACTACGAGTCAACAAAAGATAAAAAATTGAAGGCTGTAATAGATGAAATTGCGCAGGAATCAAAAGCAATTATCAAGAAATACAAATTGAAGGTAAGACGCTTGGTGGCAACGGAGGAAAAATTAACCATCAATAGTGTTTAATTGAGATAAGAAAGTTCAGGAGGAATTATGGGTAGGGTGAAGATTGTGGTAAAATTAGTGATATTAACATTGCTTGGTTGTACTCCGTCTTATTTCCAAAAAGGATATCAAGCGGACAAGGAGGGCAAACATGATACTGCTATATACTATTATACGCTTTATATTCAAAAAAATCCTAAAGATGCTGTTGCTTACAATAATCGGGGATATGCTTATTTTCAAAAGAAAGAGTATGAGCTTGCATTAAATGATTATAATAAGGCAATAGAGCTTAAACCGGAATTCATCAAACCATATGTTAATCGGGGTAACTGCTATGTACTTAAAGGGAAGTGCGACTTAGCAATTAAAGACTATGATAAGGCATTGGAGTTACACCCTGATGCTATTGAGGTGCACTTATATAGAGGTTATGCTTATCTTTATGAGGGCGAATATGATTTAGCGATAAAAGAGGCTAATAAAGTGTTGGAATTAAAACCCGATTTGGCACCAGCGGCATACCTCCTACGGGGTAATGCTTTTATGGCCGAATGCGAATATGATTTAGCAATAAGTGATTTTAATAAAGTAATTGATTTAAAGTGCGATTTTTATTTAGCATATTTATTTCGGGGCCTAGCATATGCACAAACGAATGAATATATCTTGGCAATGAATGATTTAAATAAAGCGATTGAACTTCTACCATGTGCATTGGCTTATGCCAACAGAGGTGTTTTTTATGTGATGAACTGTGAATATGATAAGGCAATAAAAGATTGTGAAAAAGCATTAGAACTTGAAACTGATTTAGCTACAGCGTATATTGTACGTGCTAAGGCCTTTGCTGGTAAAGGCGAATATGATTCGGCAATAAATGATTGCAACAAGGCATTAGAAGTTGAACCAGATATGGCTGACAGTTATTCATACTATATTGCACGTGGGATGATCTATCTTTTCAAAAAAGAATACGATTTGGCGATAAGGGATTGTAATAAGGCGATAGAACTTAAATATAATTCAGCAGAAGCGTATTGTGTTTTAGCTGAAGTATACCGTCAAATAGATGATTATTCTAATGCTGTAAAATACTGTGACGCGGGTTTGGCAGTTCTCACGAAGACACCTAAAAGCAGTCAAAATGATGCAATTTTAGGCTTAAAGTCCTTTTGTAAAAAAGACTATGAAAAAGTAATTGAATATTGCACGAAAGGGATAGAGAAAGAACCAAAAAATGCGATGTTTTACAGTCTTAAGAGGAGATGCCCACCATAAAT
This window contains:
- a CDS encoding nucleotidyltransferase domain-containing protein, which codes for MKIGYESYKKLLEAYISILQNELGDSLISVVLYGSVARGSAAINSDIDLLIVVKDVDTSYYKKLKPIIKAQKNLEMSEIFKEYSRNGLVPYFSYLILTYEDALKNRNIYLDIIDEGIILYDPTRFFREKLNEFKKRIEELGSRKIVLDDGRWYWDLKPDLKFGEEFEL
- a CDS encoding HEPN domain-containing protein yields the protein MTNKESGIELINEAQQIFEADVANALRNKNYNLVVRRSQEVVELALKGALKILGFDYPKVHHIGDIFARRAKEKVPVADEVLKKIEEISLWLSETRGPSFYLEIKFSENDALKAEADARFVIEEIKKIFGV
- a CDS encoding tetratricopeptide repeat protein; its protein translation is MGRVKIVVKLVILTLLGCTPSYFQKGYQADKEGKHDTAIYYYTLYIQKNPKDAVAYNNRGYAYFQKKEYELALNDYNKAIELKPEFIKPYVNRGNCYVLKGKCDLAIKDYDKALELHPDAIEVHLYRGYAYLYEGEYDLAIKEANKVLELKPDLAPAAYLLRGNAFMAECEYDLAISDFNKVIDLKCDFYLAYLFRGLAYAQTNEYILAMNDLNKAIELLPCALAYANRGVFYVMNCEYDKAIKDCEKALELETDLATAYIVRAKAFAGKGEYDSAINDCNKALEVEPDMADSYSYYIARGMIYLFKKEYDLAIRDCNKAIELKYNSAEAYCVLAEVYRQIDDYSNAVKYCDAGLAVLTKTPKSSQNDAILGLKSFCKKDYEKVIEYCTKGIEKEPKNAMFYSLKRRCPP